The following coding sequences are from one Sphingobium sp. Cam5-1 window:
- a CDS encoding EF-hand domain-containing protein, with protein MLRGLILSVTLSAAVPAIGQVSSGPGSSQAGASTSPQSATTAPTDTVASIVDSEFPAYDANGDGQLDKTEFSRWMVALKDQEMKSRGEKLSAADVTAWADGAFKTADADKSTSVSKPELITYLSRGAA; from the coding sequence ATGTTACGCGGCCTTATATTGTCTGTTACGCTGTCTGCCGCCGTTCCGGCCATCGGACAGGTTAGTTCTGGACCCGGAAGCTCACAGGCAGGCGCGAGCACCTCTCCTCAAAGCGCGACGACGGCACCGACAGATACCGTCGCATCCATCGTCGATAGCGAATTCCCCGCCTATGACGCCAATGGAGACGGGCAACTCGACAAAACGGAGTTTTCACGTTGGATGGTTGCGCTCAAGGATCAGGAAATGAAAAGCCGCGGTGAAAAACTATCTGCCGCTGACGTCACAGCTTGGGCCGATGGCGCATTCAAGACAGCTGATGCGGACAAAAGCACGTCCGTAAGCAAGCCCGAACTCATCACCTATCTGAGCCGCGGCGCCGCGTAG
- the purB gene encoding adenylosuccinate lyase has protein sequence MVPRYARPKMTALWEPEARFRIWFEIEAHATEALGELGVVPKSAAKALWDWWATNPAIDVAAIDAIEAVTKHDVIAFLTWVAEQVGDEARFMHQGMTSSDVLDTCLAVQLSRAADILIEDLDQLLDVIKRRAFEHKLTPTIGRSHGIHAEPVTFGLKMAEAYAEFSRCRTRLVAAREEIATCAVSGAVGTFANIDPRVEEHVAAKLGLAVEPVSTQVIPRDRHAMFFATLGVIASSIERLAVEVRHLQRTEVLEAEEYFSPGQKGSSAMPHKRNPVLTENLTGLARMVRSYALPAMENVALWHERDISHSSVERYIGPDATITLDFALGRMTGVIDKLLVYPERMMKNLDKMGGLVHSQRVLLALTQAGVSREDSYRYVQRNAMKVWESDGQLSLLELLKADPDVSAALTAEQIEEKFDLGYHFKQVDTIFRRVFGEA, from the coding sequence ATGGTCCCGCGCTACGCACGCCCGAAAATGACAGCTCTCTGGGAGCCCGAGGCTCGATTTCGCATTTGGTTCGAGATCGAGGCGCACGCCACCGAAGCGCTTGGTGAATTGGGCGTGGTGCCCAAATCGGCTGCCAAGGCGCTGTGGGACTGGTGGGCAACCAACCCGGCCATAGACGTGGCAGCGATCGACGCCATCGAGGCCGTCACCAAACATGACGTCATCGCCTTCCTGACCTGGGTTGCTGAACAGGTCGGCGATGAAGCGCGCTTCATGCATCAGGGCATGACCTCTTCCGACGTGCTGGACACCTGCCTTGCCGTGCAGCTTTCCCGTGCGGCTGACATCCTGATCGAGGATCTGGATCAGCTGCTCGACGTCATCAAGCGCCGCGCGTTTGAACATAAATTGACGCCGACGATCGGGCGCAGTCACGGCATTCATGCCGAGCCGGTCACCTTCGGTCTCAAGATGGCCGAGGCCTATGCCGAGTTCAGCCGGTGCCGGACCCGCCTTGTCGCGGCGCGCGAAGAAATCGCGACCTGCGCTGTTTCCGGCGCGGTAGGCACGTTTGCGAATATCGATCCGCGTGTCGAGGAACATGTCGCGGCCAAGCTGGGCCTGGCGGTCGAACCCGTTTCGACCCAGGTCATTCCTCGTGATCGCCACGCCATGTTCTTTGCTACCCTGGGCGTTATCGCAAGCTCGATAGAACGGCTGGCCGTCGAGGTCCGGCATCTGCAACGCACCGAAGTGCTGGAAGCGGAGGAATATTTCTCCCCCGGCCAGAAGGGCAGTTCTGCAATGCCGCACAAGCGCAATCCCGTTCTGACTGAAAATCTGACGGGTCTTGCGCGCATGGTGCGCAGCTATGCGCTGCCCGCGATGGAAAATGTCGCCCTGTGGCATGAGCGCGACATCAGCCATTCGTCGGTTGAACGCTATATCGGTCCTGACGCTACCATCACGCTCGACTTTGCCCTGGGCCGTATGACCGGCGTCATCGACAAGCTGCTCGTCTATCCCGAGCGCATGATGAAGAATCTCGACAAGATGGGTGGTCTTGTTCATTCGCAGCGGGTCTTGCTTGCGCTGACGCAGGCGGGCGTTTCGCGCGAGGACAGCTATCGCTATGTCCAGCGCAACGCGATGAAGGTCTGGGAATCGGATGGCCAGCTTTCGCTTCTCGAACTGCTGAAGGCCGATCCGGACGTATCCGCTGCTCTCACCGCTGAGCAGATCGAAGAGAAGTTCGACCTAGGCTATCACTTCAAACAGGTCGACACCATCTTCCGCCGCGTGTTTGGAGAGGCCTGA
- a CDS encoding SDR family oxidoreductase produces the protein MRETVLVTGVSGFVAKYVALALLNKGYKVRGTLRSSAKEDLVRNDLLEAGANIDHLSFVIANLTSDDGWDAAVEGCDYVQHVASPFPLEQPRHKEALVPEALGGTMRVLNAALKANVKRVVLTSSIAAMMYRAGRPRTEFHFSENDWSDPEWSETHPYSVSKTRAELAAWDWAEKAGREKLVVINPGVVVGPIMGKDASTSTEIIKMMLEGTMPKTLPIANPLVDVRDLAELHVVAMELNEAGGRRLIGTSGTLSFGEIAQLLSKEYPQLKDKIPQSDFSPFLVGLMKLFVPGVRTIRAEVGIRSIANADYVSELTGVSFRPVEEAVLATARSILGRVDQKPQP, from the coding sequence GTGAGAGAAACAGTACTGGTTACCGGAGTAAGCGGGTTTGTTGCCAAGTATGTGGCATTAGCTTTGCTAAATAAGGGATATAAAGTAAGAGGAACCTTGCGCTCATCTGCGAAGGAAGATCTTGTTCGCAATGATTTGCTTGAAGCTGGCGCGAATATCGACCATCTCAGCTTTGTTATTGCCAACTTGACCTCCGATGACGGATGGGACGCTGCGGTAGAAGGTTGCGATTATGTACAGCATGTTGCGTCGCCTTTCCCGCTAGAGCAGCCTCGTCACAAAGAGGCATTGGTGCCAGAGGCGCTGGGCGGAACAATGCGTGTGTTGAATGCGGCGCTTAAGGCAAATGTCAAACGCGTTGTATTGACGTCATCAATCGCAGCGATGATGTATCGCGCCGGACGCCCGAGAACGGAGTTTCACTTTTCTGAAAACGACTGGAGCGATCCAGAGTGGTCGGAAACGCACCCCTATAGTGTTTCCAAGACCAGGGCTGAACTTGCGGCATGGGACTGGGCCGAGAAGGCGGGGCGAGAAAAGTTGGTGGTCATCAATCCCGGAGTCGTGGTTGGGCCTATTATGGGCAAGGATGCCAGCACATCGACAGAGATCATCAAGATGATGCTGGAAGGCACCATGCCGAAGACGCTCCCGATAGCCAATCCTCTGGTGGATGTCCGCGACCTTGCAGAATTGCATGTTGTTGCCATGGAATTGAACGAGGCGGGTGGACGACGCCTGATTGGAACCAGTGGAACCCTGTCGTTCGGGGAGATAGCCCAGCTTCTTAGTAAGGAGTACCCACAGCTTAAGGATAAAATACCGCAGTCAGACTTTTCTCCCTTTTTGGTCGGGTTAATGAAGTTGTTCGTGCCGGGCGTGCGAACTATTCGCGCGGAAGTCGGTATTCGTTCCATTGCTAATGCCGACTATGTGTCCGAACTGACGGGGGTGTCATTTAGACCAGTAGAAGAAGCGGTTCTGGCGACAGCGCGATCGATTCTGGGTCGCGTTGACCAAAAACCTCAACCATAG
- a CDS encoding JAB domain-containing protein, with translation MLLDDDWRPVHRVDGNEDWHCIVQELLLRDSHWLTIEQQRPDQRSPYPYWSDIRLSRTIARRFRPMEVKLADHIIRGAANQFSFRAAGLL, from the coding sequence ATGCTCCTCGACGATGATTGGCGCCCGGTGCACCGCGTGGATGGCAATGAAGATTGGCATTGTATCGTGCAGGAACTGCTGCTGCGCGATAGCCACTGGCTGACAATCGAACAGCAGCGCCCCGACCAGCGATCCCCCTATCCATACTGGAGCGACATTCGCCTTTCACGGACCATTGCTCGCCGCTTCCGGCCCATGGAGGTTAAGCTCGCCGATCATATAATCCGGGGCGCCGCGAACCAGTTCAGCTTTCGCGCGGCAGGCCTATTATGA
- the thyA gene encoding thymidylate synthase: MTSTVTPAEAHYEQQYLDLMRRIWTEGDERIDRTGVGTRSLLGASMRFSLADDAVPLLTTKRVYWKVAAREMLWFLTGDTNIRELVRQGVHIWTDWPLDAYRKATGEDISRHDFEARIVEDAAFAARWGDLGPVYGAQWVNWPRYEAVGDGLFRRAERGHNQIAELVEGIRNNPGSRRLLFTGWNVAEVAQMALPPCHMTYQFQVANGRLNGLLFQRSCDLGLGFAFNIFGLSMITRMLAQQCDLEPGEVVWHGGDVHLYLNHAALVEEQISRTPEGAPKLRIKRRPESIFDYRIEDFEVVDYAPQSHIAAPVAV, encoded by the coding sequence TTGACCAGTACCGTCACCCCGGCCGAAGCGCATTACGAACAGCAATATCTGGACCTGATGCGCCGTATATGGACGGAGGGGGACGAGCGGATCGACCGGACCGGAGTGGGTACGCGATCTCTGCTGGGCGCGAGCATGCGTTTTTCACTGGCCGATGATGCGGTGCCATTGCTGACGACCAAGCGCGTTTACTGGAAAGTGGCGGCGCGGGAGATGCTGTGGTTCCTGACGGGCGATACCAATATCCGCGAGCTTGTGCGTCAAGGGGTTCATATCTGGACCGACTGGCCGCTGGACGCTTATCGCAAGGCTACAGGTGAGGACATCAGCCGACACGATTTTGAAGCGCGGATCGTCGAGGATGCGGCCTTTGCGGCACGGTGGGGCGATCTGGGGCCGGTCTATGGCGCGCAGTGGGTGAACTGGCCGCGCTATGAAGCGGTTGGCGACGGGCTCTTCCGGCGGGCGGAGAGGGGGCATAACCAGATTGCTGAACTGGTCGAGGGGATCAGAAACAATCCGGGCTCGCGGCGCTTGCTTTTTACCGGGTGGAATGTTGCGGAAGTGGCGCAGATGGCTCTGCCGCCTTGCCATATGACCTATCAGTTCCAGGTGGCGAATGGGCGGCTCAACGGGCTGCTGTTCCAGCGCAGTTGTGACCTTGGCCTTGGGTTTGCGTTCAACATATTCGGGCTGTCGATGATCACGCGGATGTTGGCGCAGCAATGTGATTTGGAGCCGGGGGAAGTTGTCTGGCACGGTGGGGATGTCCATCTTTACCTGAACCATGCCGCACTGGTTGAGGAGCAGATCAGCCGGACGCCGGAAGGCGCCCCGAAGCTGAGGATAAAGAGGCGGCCGGAGAGCATTTTCGATTATCGGATCGAGGATTTCGAAGTGGTAGATTATGCGCCGCAGAGTCACATCGCGGCGCCGGTGGCGGTTTGA
- a CDS encoding 3-methyl-2-oxobutanoate dehydrogenase (2-methylpropanoyl-transferring) subunit alpha: MGDRNGSGAGEAGTQGGQNAGEQLSADGRNLPPLRLHVPEPQFRPGDDADFSHFDIPPAGTSRRPDEAADAGTMREMAYDLVRVLDEEARAVGPWDPKLPPEVLLRMLRGMALTRAFDGRMFRAQRQGKTSFYMKSTGEEAVSIGAAAALASDDMCFPSYRQQGILIARGWPLVDMMNQIYSNKGDRLKGRQLPIMYSAREAGFFSISGNLATQYPQAVGWAMASAARGDTRIAATWCGEGSTAEGDFHSACTFASVYRAPVILNVVNNQWAISSFSGFAGAEATTFAARAIGYGIAGLRIDGNDALAVYAATRWAADRARANHGPTLIEHFTYRTEGHSTSDDPSAYRSADEGSRWPLGDPIARLKQHCIAIGIWDEERHAAMDKELAEQVREAARQAEKNGILGHGLHQPMESMFEDVFEEMPWHLREQQRQMLDEAKAAGL; the protein is encoded by the coding sequence ATGGGCGACCGGAACGGTTCGGGCGCTGGAGAGGCCGGGACTCAAGGCGGCCAGAATGCCGGAGAGCAGCTTTCGGCAGACGGCCGGAACCTGCCACCATTGCGGTTGCATGTGCCGGAACCACAGTTTCGGCCGGGCGACGACGCCGATTTCAGTCATTTCGACATTCCCCCCGCCGGAACCTCGCGCAGGCCCGATGAGGCCGCGGACGCGGGTACGATGCGGGAAATGGCCTATGACCTTGTCCGCGTGCTGGATGAGGAGGCGCGCGCGGTGGGGCCGTGGGACCCGAAGCTGCCGCCCGAAGTGCTGCTCCGCATGCTGCGGGGCATGGCGCTGACGCGGGCGTTCGATGGGCGCATGTTCCGCGCGCAGCGGCAGGGCAAGACGAGCTTTTACATGAAGTCGACCGGCGAGGAGGCGGTGTCGATCGGCGCGGCGGCAGCGCTGGCGAGCGACGACATGTGCTTTCCCAGCTATCGCCAGCAGGGGATATTGATCGCGCGGGGCTGGCCGCTGGTCGACATGATGAACCAGATTTATTCGAACAAGGGCGATCGCCTGAAAGGGCGGCAGCTGCCGATCATGTATTCGGCGCGGGAAGCGGGCTTCTTCTCGATCTCCGGCAACCTGGCCACCCAATATCCGCAAGCGGTGGGCTGGGCCATGGCTAGCGCGGCGCGCGGTGATACGCGGATCGCGGCGACATGGTGCGGGGAAGGATCGACGGCGGAAGGGGATTTCCATTCCGCCTGCACCTTTGCGAGCGTCTATCGCGCGCCGGTCATCCTGAATGTCGTCAACAACCAGTGGGCGATCAGCAGCTTTTCCGGCTTTGCGGGCGCGGAGGCGACGACCTTTGCGGCGCGGGCGATCGGCTATGGCATTGCGGGGCTGCGGATCGACGGCAATGATGCGTTGGCGGTCTATGCCGCGACGCGCTGGGCAGCGGATCGGGCGCGGGCCAATCATGGGCCGACGCTGATCGAGCATTTCACTTACCGGACCGAGGGGCACAGCACGTCCGATGATCCGAGCGCCTATCGGTCGGCCGACGAGGGGAGCCGCTGGCCGCTGGGCGATCCGATCGCGCGGTTGAAGCAGCATTGCATCGCGATCGGCATCTGGGACGAGGAAAGGCACGCGGCGATGGACAAGGAACTGGCCGAGCAGGTGCGTGAGGCAGCACGGCAAGCGGAGAAGAACGGGATTTTGGGGCATGGGCTTCATCAGCCGATGGAGAGCATGTTCGAGGATGTGTTTGAGGAGATGCCCTGGCATTTGCGGGAGCAGCAGCGGCAGATGCTGGATGAAGCTAAGGCGGCTGGGTTGTGA
- a CDS encoding alpha-ketoacid dehydrogenase subunit beta, translating to MSMIQAINSALDVMMERDPDVVVMGEDVGYFGGVFRATAGLQKKFGKNRVFDTPITETGIIGVAVGMGAYGLRPVPEIQFADYIYPALDQLVSEAARLRYRSAGEFIAPMTVRSPFGGGIFGGQTHSQSPEGIFTHVSGIKTVIPSTPYDAKGLLIAAIEDNDPVIFFEPKRIYNGPFDGHYDRPAKSWAGHPGAMVPEGYYRVPLGQARTVREGEALTILCYGTMEHVIESTVTEMGVDAEIIDLRTLVPLDIEAIEQSVKKTGRCLIVHEATRTSGFGAELSALVQERCFYHLEAPIERVTGFDTPYPHSLEWAYFPGPVRIREAINKIMRD from the coding sequence ATGAGCATGATCCAGGCGATCAATAGCGCCTTGGACGTCATGATGGAGCGTGATCCCGATGTCGTCGTCATGGGGGAGGATGTCGGTTATTTCGGTGGCGTTTTCCGGGCGACGGCGGGGTTGCAGAAGAAATTTGGCAAGAACCGGGTGTTCGATACGCCGATTACCGAGACCGGGATCATCGGCGTTGCGGTGGGCATGGGCGCCTATGGGTTGCGGCCGGTGCCGGAAATACAGTTTGCCGACTATATCTACCCCGCGCTTGATCAGTTGGTGAGCGAGGCGGCGCGGCTGCGTTATCGGTCGGCGGGGGAGTTCATCGCGCCGATGACGGTGCGGTCGCCCTTTGGCGGCGGGATTTTCGGGGGGCAGACGCACAGTCAGTCGCCTGAAGGCATCTTTACCCATGTTTCGGGGATCAAGACGGTCATCCCGTCGACCCCCTATGATGCCAAAGGGCTGCTGATCGCGGCGATCGAGGATAATGATCCGGTGATCTTCTTCGAACCCAAGCGCATCTATAATGGCCCGTTCGATGGCCATTATGACCGGCCTGCGAAGAGCTGGGCGGGGCATCCCGGCGCGATGGTGCCGGAGGGCTATTATCGCGTGCCGCTGGGGCAGGCGCGCACGGTGCGAGAAGGCGAGGCGCTGACCATCCTCTGCTATGGCACGATGGAGCATGTGATCGAAAGCACCGTCACGGAGATGGGCGTGGATGCGGAGATCATCGACCTGCGGACGCTGGTGCCGCTGGATATCGAGGCGATCGAGCAGTCGGTGAAGAAGACTGGCCGCTGTCTGATCGTGCATGAGGCGACGCGGACCAGCGGCTTTGGCGCGGAGTTGAGCGCATTGGTTCAGGAACGGTGCTTCTATCATCTGGAAGCGCCGATCGAACGAGTGACGGGATTCGACACGCCTTATCCGCATAGTTTGGAATGGGCCTATTTTCCCGGGCCTGTGCGGATCAGGGAAGCGATCAACAAGATCATGAGGGATTGA
- a CDS encoding dihydrolipoamide acetyltransferase family protein has protein sequence MALFTFRLPDIGEGISEAEIVGWHVKVGDRVEEDQPIADMMTDKATVEMESPVAGVVTRLAGEAGEQVAIGAMLVEIEVEGEGEVAFEEEAPMPSVEEIDAETAGGREVAGSSVNEIVSSVDRDQAASLEEEPEKPSPLQGRGLGEGELGETSALQPLSPTLSPEGEREQGGAHRPVISEGGKVLASPAVRARAKDLGIDLAQVKASGDHIRHSDLDAFLLYGAGQGYRPPKQRARREDEVVKVIGLRRRIAENMAASKRHIPHFSYVEEIDVTELERMRAQLNDERGDRPKLTMLPLLIVAICRALPDFPMLNARYDDEAGVVTRFGAVHMGIATQTDAGLMVPVIRDAQDRNIWQLAGEIRRLAEAARSGKAKAEELSGSTLTLTSLGALGGVATTPVINRPEVAIIGPNRVIQRPVFRGRDVVAAKLMNLSISCDHRVVDGWDAANFVQAVKRLLETPVLLFAE, from the coding sequence ATGGCCCTTTTCACGTTCAGGCTACCCGACATTGGCGAAGGCATTTCCGAGGCGGAAATTGTCGGCTGGCATGTGAAGGTCGGCGACCGGGTGGAGGAAGACCAGCCTATCGCCGACATGATGACCGACAAGGCGACGGTGGAGATGGAGAGCCCGGTCGCGGGGGTGGTAACGCGGTTGGCCGGGGAGGCGGGTGAGCAGGTCGCGATTGGGGCAATGTTGGTGGAGATTGAGGTTGAGGGTGAAGGGGAGGTCGCTTTTGAAGAGGAGGCTCCCATGCCTTCGGTGGAGGAGATTGACGCGGAGACGGCGGGAGGACGTGAGGTAGCGGGATCGTCGGTGAATGAGATTGTTTCTTCGGTTGATCGGGATCAAGCGGCTTCATTAGAAGAGGAGCCTGAAAAGCCCTCTCCCCTTCAGGGGAGAGGGTTGGGAGAGGGGGAGCTAGGGGAGACGTCTGCTCTACAGCCCCTCTCCCCGACCCTCTCCCCTGAAGGGGAGAGGGAGCAGGGCGGCGCTCATCGTCCAGTGATCTCTGAAGGGGGGAAGGTGCTAGCCTCGCCAGCGGTCCGCGCCCGAGCCAAGGACCTCGGCATCGACCTAGCTCAAGTAAAAGCCAGCGGCGATCATATCCGCCATTCGGACCTCGACGCTTTCCTGCTTTACGGCGCGGGGCAGGGCTATCGGCCGCCTAAGCAGCGCGCGCGGCGGGAGGATGAGGTGGTGAAGGTCATCGGCCTGCGCCGTCGCATAGCGGAGAATATGGCGGCGTCGAAACGGCATATCCCGCATTTTTCCTATGTCGAGGAAATTGACGTCACCGAGCTGGAGCGGATGCGCGCGCAGTTGAATGACGAGCGTGGCGATCGGCCCAAGCTGACGATGTTGCCGCTGTTGATCGTGGCGATTTGCCGGGCGCTGCCGGACTTTCCGATGCTGAACGCCCGCTATGATGACGAAGCGGGCGTGGTGACGCGTTTTGGCGCGGTGCATATGGGGATCGCGACGCAGACGGACGCGGGGTTGATGGTGCCGGTGATCCGGGACGCGCAGGATCGGAATATCTGGCAGTTGGCGGGCGAGATCAGGCGCCTTGCAGAGGCCGCGCGGTCGGGGAAGGCGAAGGCAGAGGAGCTTTCGGGGTCGACTTTGACGCTGACGTCGCTGGGCGCGCTGGGCGGGGTGGCGACCACGCCGGTTATCAATCGGCCGGAGGTGGCGATTATCGGGCCTAATCGGGTGATCCAGCGGCCGGTGTTTCGTGGGCGGGATGTTGTGGCGGCGAAGCTGATGAACCTGTCGATCAGTTGCGACCATCGGGTGGTGGATGGATGGGATGCGGCGAATTTCGTGCAGGCGGTGAAGCGGTTGCTGGAGACGCCGGTGCTATTGTTTGCGGAGTGA
- a CDS encoding DUF11 domain-containing protein, giving the protein MMRKLALLGMAGWAMLSAPSLARTNLRMETQMFVERVHTDINGRARRTLASASRAAPGAQLLFVINWRNEGSQPVQGIALTNAVPRGTLLTAPDPSMQVSVDGGQRWGRLDELWLPTSLGGVRRAVPADITHIRWTSPTRLSPGETARLSYRATMR; this is encoded by the coding sequence ATGATGCGTAAACTGGCGCTGCTGGGCATGGCGGGATGGGCAATGCTGTCGGCACCCTCGCTAGCCCGTACGAACCTGCGCATGGAAACGCAAATGTTCGTGGAGCGCGTCCATACCGACATCAACGGCCGAGCTCGCCGGACATTGGCCAGCGCCAGCCGCGCAGCACCGGGCGCCCAGCTCCTCTTCGTCATCAACTGGCGCAACGAAGGCAGCCAGCCGGTGCAGGGCATCGCCCTCACCAACGCCGTGCCCCGAGGCACCCTCCTCACCGCGCCCGATCCGTCGATGCAAGTATCGGTGGACGGCGGCCAACGCTGGGGCCGTCTGGACGAGCTTTGGCTGCCGACCTCGCTAGGCGGCGTCCGCAGGGCCGTTCCCGCCGACATCACCCATATACGCTGGACCAGCCCCACGCGCCTGTCGCCAGGCGAGACGGCACGTCTGAGCTACCGGGCGACAATGCGGTAA
- a CDS encoding AI-2E family transporter, whose amino-acid sequence MTPHEQLEINRRRDRLLASIALTTGVGLLLALPFALREGAEFFLPLTAAVVIAIALVPFLEWMERRGVPSAVAALAAVIAFLVVANTALVLIVVPATDWFRLLPQRLPKIQDNLAPLIDFYSQLQHFVDETVQMLATGPVAAAQTAAVDAPRSLLQFAATSAPSAIIQMVFALLIIYFFLAGWTRLRRRTINSRGSFDGAMAVARVIQNVVDATSAYVLTIATINLCLGLAVAFALWLIGMPSPLMWGGIVALLNFVPYFGPMLAAALLALGGLMVFDDVWRALAPAVTQIGFHLVEANVITPMVLGRRLTMNPLLILVSLTFWGWVWGTPGALLGVPLLIIIQTVVAAAGTPDIAGFLFERGTLTVALREENDEKEESGERAG is encoded by the coding sequence GTGACACCTCATGAACAGCTGGAAATCAACCGGCGGCGGGATCGGCTGCTGGCGTCCATCGCGCTGACGACCGGCGTTGGGCTGCTCCTTGCCTTGCCGTTCGCCTTGCGCGAGGGCGCGGAGTTTTTTCTGCCGCTGACGGCGGCGGTGGTGATTGCCATTGCCTTGGTGCCGTTCCTGGAGTGGATGGAGCGGCGGGGTGTGCCTTCAGCCGTGGCGGCGCTGGCGGCGGTGATCGCGTTTCTGGTGGTGGCGAACACCGCGCTGGTGCTGATCGTGGTGCCGGCGACCGACTGGTTCAGGCTGCTGCCGCAGCGTTTGCCCAAGATTCAGGACAATCTGGCGCCGCTGATCGACTTTTATTCCCAGTTGCAGCATTTCGTGGACGAGACGGTGCAGATGCTGGCGACGGGGCCTGTTGCTGCGGCACAGACGGCGGCGGTGGATGCGCCGCGATCGCTGTTGCAGTTCGCGGCGACCTCCGCGCCTTCGGCGATCATCCAGATGGTGTTCGCGCTGCTCATCATCTACTTTTTCCTCGCCGGTTGGACCCGGCTGCGGCGGCGGACGATCAACAGCCGGGGCAGCTTCGACGGCGCCATGGCGGTGGCGCGGGTGATCCAGAACGTAGTCGATGCGACGTCCGCCTATGTGCTGACGATCGCGACGATCAACCTGTGCCTGGGGCTGGCGGTTGCGTTTGCGCTGTGGCTGATCGGCATGCCGTCGCCGCTGATGTGGGGCGGGATCGTCGCGCTGCTGAACTTCGTGCCCTATTTTGGGCCGATGTTGGCTGCGGCTTTGCTGGCGCTGGGCGGCCTCATGGTGTTTGACGATGTATGGCGGGCGCTGGCGCCTGCGGTGACGCAGATCGGCTTTCACTTGGTGGAGGCGAATGTGATCACGCCGATGGTGCTGGGGCGGCGGTTGACGATGAACCCGCTGCTGATTCTGGTGTCGCTGACTTTCTGGGGATGGGTGTGGGGGACGCCGGGCGCGCTGCTGGGCGTGCCGTTGCTGATCATCATCCAGACAGTCGTTGCGGCGGCTGGAACCCCGGATATCGCGGGTTTCCTGTTTGAGCGGGGGACGCTGACGGTCGCGCTGCGCGAAGAAAATGACGAGAAAGAAGAAAGTGGCGAAAGAGCCGGTTGA
- a CDS encoding DUF2842 domain-containing protein: MNRQPAPYEPSWRKPVGMLAIVGLITLWAILVGSLSGLIGSLPMIVQVPVYVFLGIIWIWVLPLKRLLAWMETGRWRRG; this comes from the coding sequence GTGAACCGCCAGCCCGCCCCCTACGAACCCAGCTGGCGCAAGCCCGTCGGCATGCTCGCCATCGTCGGGCTCATCACGCTTTGGGCGATCCTGGTCGGCAGCCTGTCGGGGCTCATCGGCAGCCTGCCGATGATCGTGCAGGTGCCGGTCTATGTCTTCCTCGGCATCATCTGGATCTGGGTTCTGCCGCTAAAGCGCCTGCTCGCCTGGATGGAGACAGGCCGCTGGCGGCGCGGCTGA
- a CDS encoding 5-formyltetrahydrofolate cyclo-ligase: MSEDLDKTALRTLARTHRRAFVQSLDPLAHRLAFKALPSPLARRLDNAQTVALYMGLDDEAPAQRLAPQLAAMGMTLALPRVIDRLGSMEFLAWTPEDQLHPGLYGTHHPEPSGPPVAPDVIIAPLLGFDRAMNRLGQGGGYYDRAFARHPDALRIGLAWSVQEQDALPADPWDLPLHIILTEVELIEGPEA; encoded by the coding sequence ATGAGCGAAGACCTCGACAAGACCGCCCTGCGCACCCTCGCCCGGACACATCGCCGCGCCTTCGTGCAATCGCTCGATCCGCTGGCGCACAGGCTCGCCTTCAAGGCGCTCCCCTCGCCGCTCGCCCGCAGGCTGGATAATGCGCAGACGGTCGCGCTCTACATGGGCCTGGACGACGAAGCCCCCGCCCAGCGCCTCGCCCCGCAGCTTGCGGCGATGGGCATGACCCTCGCCCTGCCTCGCGTCATCGACCGGCTCGGCAGCATGGAATTCCTCGCCTGGACGCCGGAGGATCAGCTTCACCCCGGCCTCTACGGCACGCACCATCCCGAACCCAGCGGCCCGCCCGTCGCGCCGGACGTCATCATCGCCCCGCTGCTTGGCTTCGACCGCGCAATGAACCGGCTGGGCCAGGGCGGCGGCTATTATGACCGCGCCTTTGCCCGCCATCCCGATGCGCTGCGGATCGGGCTCGCCTGGTCGGTGCAGGAACAGGACGCCCTGCCCGCCGACCCATGGGACCTGCCGCTCCACATCATCCTTACCGAAGTCGAACTGATCGAAGGACCCGAAGCGTGA
- a CDS encoding cell division protein ZapA, with the protein MAETNLQIAGRHYAIRCRDGEEAHLAHLASLIERKARLAQQNTPGLTEVRTLLFAALFLADELNDLKREAIGRQQSLALDDDDDAAARAIEALAARIEKLSDRLAAPQPDA; encoded by the coding sequence GTGGCTGAAACGAACCTTCAGATCGCCGGGCGTCATTATGCGATCCGATGCCGCGATGGGGAGGAGGCCCATCTTGCCCATCTCGCCAGCCTGATCGAACGCAAGGCACGCCTTGCGCAGCAGAACACGCCGGGCCTTACCGAAGTGCGGACGCTACTGTTCGCCGCTCTCTTCCTGGCCGACGAACTCAACGACCTGAAGCGAGAAGCGATCGGCCGTCAGCAGAGCCTCGCCCTCGATGATGACGATGACGCGGCTGCCCGCGCGATCGAGGCGCTCGCCGCCCGGATAGAAAAGCTGAGCGACAGGCTTGCCGCACCGCAGCCGGACGCCTAG